One segment of Moorella sp. E308F DNA contains the following:
- a CDS encoding recombinase family protein, whose amino-acid sequence MYLPEDATINNIVCYLRRSRQDIARERRTGEDTLAAQRKLMVDELERLKVPYDIAEEIGSGDKIETRPVFQQVIKELKEGKYDAIAVKEIPRLGRGTYTDMGQIYDLIVNKRIFILTPFKTYDPQNSADLRQIRFELFLAREEFEMTRERLIGARYTYAKEGKWVAGSVPYGYRLNQNTMRLEPYEEEAKVVRLIFDLFNNGLEGKEVSHKAIATYLTRLGITSPGRAARWNYLSVKRIIENEVYIGTVKFRTSRRVENKYYERPESEWIVVHNAHPPIIDKETWEIAQAKINLKNASRPHVKMDFSPCELAGLVICAKCGKHMIRQLNIQHYRKKTGGTSVYHKEFLFCPNGCGFVKYRDVEASILNYLEQLGEFDTQKLVEMFNETYNAQKEAAATLDVAEAIEQKKAELRRRLNFICEKYEAGVYDDETFLERQQEIKREMALLENIPQNNKAPDNAEREMVTLKENIKTFLAAYHAAKDKTAKNNLLRGLISAVYLTKTGKGKFNLEIYPLFSFRK is encoded by the coding sequence ATGTACCTCCCTGAAGATGCAACTATAAACAATATCGTTTGCTACCTCCGCCGTTCCCGGCAGGACATAGCCCGGGAAAGGCGAACCGGTGAGGATACCCTGGCAGCCCAAAGGAAATTAATGGTTGACGAACTGGAGAGGCTTAAAGTCCCGTATGATATAGCCGAGGAAATCGGCTCCGGGGATAAAATAGAAACCCGCCCCGTATTCCAACAGGTAATTAAAGAACTAAAAGAGGGTAAATACGACGCCATAGCCGTCAAGGAGATACCCCGTCTCGGCAGGGGCACTTATACCGACATGGGCCAGATTTATGATCTCATTGTAAATAAACGTATTTTTATCCTCACCCCCTTTAAGACGTATGACCCGCAAAACAGCGCCGACCTCCGCCAGATTCGGTTCGAGTTGTTCCTGGCCAGGGAAGAATTTGAAATGACCCGCGAACGCTTAATCGGGGCCAGGTATACATACGCCAAAGAAGGAAAATGGGTTGCCGGCTCGGTGCCCTATGGTTACCGTTTAAACCAGAATACCATGCGCCTTGAACCTTACGAAGAGGAAGCCAAAGTAGTAAGACTTATATTTGATCTTTTCAATAACGGGTTGGAGGGGAAAGAGGTATCCCACAAAGCAATAGCCACTTACCTTACCCGCCTTGGCATTACCAGCCCCGGCCGGGCTGCACGTTGGAATTACCTTTCTGTAAAGCGAATAATAGAAAATGAGGTTTATATCGGTACCGTGAAATTCCGCACCAGCAGGAGAGTTGAAAACAAGTATTATGAGCGGCCCGAATCAGAATGGATAGTTGTGCATAATGCCCACCCGCCCATAATAGATAAAGAAACCTGGGAAATAGCCCAGGCAAAAATTAACCTCAAAAACGCCAGCCGGCCCCATGTAAAAATGGATTTTTCGCCCTGCGAACTGGCTGGCCTGGTCATCTGCGCCAAATGCGGCAAACACATGATAAGGCAGTTAAATATCCAGCATTACCGCAAAAAAACAGGAGGAACCAGCGTCTATCACAAAGAATTCTTATTCTGCCCTAATGGGTGTGGCTTTGTAAAATACCGGGATGTAGAGGCAAGTATTTTAAATTACCTGGAACAGCTAGGCGAATTTGATACGCAAAAGCTAGTAGAAATGTTTAATGAGACCTATAACGCCCAGAAAGAAGCGGCGGCCACCCTGGACGTTGCCGAAGCCATAGAACAAAAAAAAGCTGAACTCAGGCGCAGGTTGAACTTTATCTGCGAGAAATATGAAGCAGGCGTCTACGACGACGAGACTTTTTTAGAACGCCAGCAGGAAATAAAAAGGGAGATGGCCCTTTTAGAAAATATCCCGCAAAATAATAAAGCCCCGGACAATGCCGAGCGGGAAATGGTAACCCTGAAAGAAAACATCAAAACCTTCCTGGCAGCTTATCATGCAGCAAAAGACAAGACGGCAAAAAACAATTTGCTACGCGGCCTTATCTCGGCAGTATATCTCACTAAGACAGGCAAGGGCAAGTTTAACCTGGAAATATACCCTTTATTCTCATTCAGGAAGTAG
- a CDS encoding hydrogenase maturation nickel metallochaperone HypA, translated as MGADNAPLSYRCSRCGNTFKVNPGGASICPVCGFNCGPDKCRQMETSDEGY; from the coding sequence ATGGGTGCCGACAACGCTCCGCTGAGTTACCGCTGCAGCCGCTGTGGCAATACCTTTAAGGTCAACCCGGGCGGCGCCAGTATCTGTCCTGTCTGCGGTTTTAACTGTGGCCCGGATAAGTGCCGGCAGATGGAAACCTCTGATGAAGGTTATTAA
- a CDS encoding pyrimidine dimer DNA glycosylase/endonuclease V yields the protein MGKHRELHALWTILTQGKKGYSRHPETLRWRGKLKALYLRHEKLAKEMKSRSYSHCSPLIFVWQRVAPCKISMLIHLKNKRQF from the coding sequence TTGGGGAAGCACAGAGAGCTACATGCCTTATGGACAATACTAACCCAAGGCAAGAAAGGTTATTCCAGGCACCCCGAAACCTTGAGATGGCGGGGGAAGCTGAAAGCCCTTTATTTGCGCCATGAAAAACTGGCAAAAGAAATGAAAAGTAGGAGCTATAGCCATTGCAGCCCCTTGATATTCGTTTGGCAACGGGTAGCGCCCTGCAAAATCAGTATGTTAATACACCTGAAGAACAAAAGGCAATTCTAA
- a CDS encoding LexA family protein, with translation MTFGSRLRELRLDKGLTQSELAKMLSLGESTISFYEADKREPDYYTLQRIANFFRVSTDYLFGRTDKPLPPDMTSQIPILGNIRAGIPLLTEENYEGELDIPADIKADFALQVKGESMIGVGIHEGDYALCRESQIVHSGDIVVALHDNASGFSEATLKYFFRDSKKGDILRAANPDFEDIVMDESYRIGGIMVALLKKEPPPYWHFTNYLSTRDITLKEWDSVIQKAIQYGITPAQLKEIIDIQWNMMQKFMRK, from the coding sequence ATGACTTTCGGCTCGAGATTAAGAGAGTTACGTCTTGATAAAGGGCTTACTCAATCAGAGTTGGCAAAAATGCTTTCATTAGGAGAATCTACGATTTCTTTTTATGAAGCAGACAAAAGAGAACCCGATTATTATACGTTACAACGAATAGCCAATTTTTTTAGGGTAAGCACCGATTATCTTTTCGGACGTACCGATAAACCTTTACCGCCTGATATGACCTCTCAAATACCTATATTAGGCAACATTCGCGCTGGCATACCTTTATTAACCGAAGAGAATTATGAAGGGGAATTAGATATTCCCGCCGATATTAAAGCTGATTTTGCCTTGCAGGTAAAAGGCGAAAGCATGATAGGAGTAGGGATCCACGAAGGCGATTATGCATTATGTCGTGAATCCCAAATAGTGCATTCAGGTGATATTGTAGTAGCATTACATGATAATGCTTCGGGTTTCTCAGAGGCAACCCTAAAGTATTTTTTTAGGGATAGTAAAAAGGGCGATATATTAAGAGCAGCTAACCCCGATTTTGAAGATATTGTGATGGATGAAAGCTATCGTATAGGTGGAATTATGGTAGCTTTACTTAAAAAAGAGCCTCCCCCTTACTGGCATTTTACGAATTATTTATCTACCAGGGATATAACATTAAAAGAATGGGACTCCGTTATTCAAAAAGCCATCCAGTACGGAATTACACCAGCCCAACTAAAAGAAATTATTGATATACAGTGGAATATGATGCAAAAATTTATGCGAAAGTAG
- a CDS encoding DUF4236 domain-containing protein, giving the protein MGWRFRKSIRIAKGVRLNLSKRGVGLSVGGKGFRVGIGPRGAYTSTSIPGTGLYSINYFGKNKSRDFSKAEQNVSSQPKIEGYNLDIPPELATSTTYTSLGCLWFLISVIFLFIWWPLGVLGIIIQIAWASKSANSPTGKAKNHFLQGKIALQKGEWQKALEEFLKVLEIKPEIILLYREIAFLYRRLDNPEEAAKYFEKYLASYPDDAVIKLNYASTLGITKQYHKAIEILQSLPPEMKQELVVINALASAFLGLNKPELALEVLEKGPVRSRKSMDEQMKLFRYLLGITYKELGENNKAIKQFYKIYVEDTEYEDVKALLKELDPSFGG; this is encoded by the coding sequence TTGGGCTGGAGGTTCCGAAAAAGTATTAGGATCGCAAAAGGAGTTCGCCTAAACTTAAGCAAACGCGGCGTTGGACTAAGTGTCGGAGGAAAAGGCTTTCGAGTAGGCATTGGTCCTCGTGGTGCTTATACCTCAACAAGCATTCCGGGAACAGGACTTTATTCCATTAACTATTTTGGAAAAAATAAAAGCAGAGACTTCTCTAAAGCTGAGCAGAATGTTTCTAGCCAGCCCAAAATTGAAGGTTATAATCTTGACATACCTCCAGAGTTGGCCACTAGTACAACTTATACATCTCTTGGCTGCTTATGGTTTTTGATATCCGTAATATTTCTCTTTATTTGGTGGCCCCTTGGTGTTCTAGGAATTATAATCCAAATAGCGTGGGCATCTAAATCCGCGAATTCCCCCACTGGAAAAGCCAAGAATCATTTCCTGCAAGGGAAAATAGCTCTGCAAAAAGGTGAATGGCAAAAGGCTTTAGAAGAATTTTTGAAAGTCTTGGAGATTAAACCAGAAATTATCTTATTATACCGCGAAATAGCCTTTTTGTATAGGCGCTTAGATAATCCTGAAGAAGCAGCTAAGTACTTTGAAAAATATCTTGCAAGTTATCCAGATGATGCTGTAATTAAGTTAAATTATGCTAGTACATTGGGGATTACCAAACAATACCATAAGGCCATAGAGATCTTACAAAGCCTACCACCTGAAATGAAACAAGAATTAGTAGTAATAAATGCGCTAGCTTCCGCTTTTCTCGGTTTAAATAAACCTGAGTTAGCGCTAGAGGTCCTTGAAAAAGGACCTGTTCGTAGTCGAAAAAGCATGGATGAACAAATGAAGTTATTCCGCTATTTGTTAGGAATAACTTATAAGGAATTAGGAGAGAACAATAAAGCTATAAAGCAATTTTATAAGATATATGTCGAGGATACAGAATATGAAGATGTCAAGGCTCTGTTGAAAGAATTGGATCCTTCATTTGGAGGATGA
- a CDS encoding transposase: MERRKFTLEFKRQVVEQAIAAGNNSVVARKYDIRPNIVSRWVRQYKAGQPMQGSSPKGNATHVTQQEHARLVAENRELDKQNTHLKQLLGEKDLEIAILRDLLKKANPHLQIK, translated from the coding sequence GTGGAACGTCGGAAATTTACCCTAGAGTTCAAGCGCCAGGTCGTCGAACAGGCCATCGCTGCCGGAAATAATTCCGTCGTTGCTCGGAAGTATGATATCCGGCCGAATATTGTCAGCCGATGGGTTCGTCAGTACAAAGCCGGCCAACCCATGCAAGGCAGTAGCCCAAAGGGAAACGCCACCCACGTTACTCAGCAGGAACACGCCCGACTCGTTGCAGAGAACCGTGAGTTAGACAAACAGAATACCCATCTAAAGCAACTTCTGGGCGAAAAAGACCTTGAAATTGCTATATTGCGTGACCTATTAAAAAAAGCCAACCCTCACTTGCAGATAAAGTAG
- the cpaB gene encoding Flp pilus assembly protein CpaB: protein MFKNYRLMLLIGLICGGLAAFGAVTAVNQKVGAVPAVVAAKDIEGRRALAAGDLTVSLLPRSALYKDALASVSQAVGQVARGFIPAGTVMRASMLLPPDKAGISGILSEYPGLVAVAVKVDIETNLAGALQAGDKVQVIARHKDAGGGRHEVVASAAPVLAVNDKGVILGLTPEENGRYQQALAGGAAISFALLGE from the coding sequence ATGTTTAAGAACTACCGGCTGATGCTGCTGATAGGCCTAATCTGCGGCGGGTTGGCGGCGTTCGGCGCCGTGACTGCCGTCAACCAGAAAGTCGGCGCGGTCCCGGCGGTGGTGGCGGCAAAAGACATAGAAGGCCGCCGGGCGCTGGCGGCCGGGGACCTGACGGTTTCATTGCTGCCCCGGTCGGCGCTGTACAAAGACGCCCTGGCTTCGGTAAGCCAGGCGGTGGGGCAGGTGGCCAGGGGGTTTATCCCGGCAGGGACGGTCATGCGGGCATCGATGCTCCTGCCGCCCGATAAGGCGGGGATAAGCGGGATTTTGAGCGAATACCCCGGCCTGGTGGCCGTCGCGGTAAAGGTCGATATAGAGACGAATTTGGCCGGCGCTTTGCAGGCCGGGGACAAGGTGCAGGTCATAGCCCGGCATAAAGATGCGGGAGGCGGCAGGCATGAGGTGGTTGCCAGCGCGGCCCCGGTCCTGGCGGTGAACGACAAAGGCGTCATTTTAGGGCTTACGCCGGAAGAAAACGGCAGGTACCAGCAGGCCCTGGCCGGGGGCGCTGCAATATCCTTCGCCCTCCTGGGCGAGTAG
- the queG gene encoding tRNA epoxyqueuosine(34) reductase QueG encodes MLASELKEWAARRGLVLGIAPARPFEFGEEALKWRAERGLKTPFANGSLEERCRPRLLYPAARSLVVVASPHPEPAVPPGPGEGLIARYALGPDYHAVLQGHLRDLAGLLQQAGASLTAIQVDSGPLLEREAAYLAGLGYYGASCNLIIPGLGSGASLGLLITDLDLEPGVPLEPAACEGCGRCLAACPSGALVAPGRLNPERCLSYLTQKRGVIPAELRPFFKQYIWGCDVCQEACPANRREKGGLRAEITSGSEQRLTWPDLAAIVTMDKDQFKQTFGPTALGWRGKTVLQRNAVLLLGNRGDPQALAPLAQALRAPAAVLRGHAAWALGHLGAAARPALEKARREETDPWVRREIEEALAFQ; translated from the coding sequence ATGCTGGCAAGCGAACTAAAGGAATGGGCGGCACGCCGGGGCCTGGTCCTGGGAATAGCCCCGGCCCGGCCCTTTGAATTTGGAGAGGAAGCTTTAAAATGGCGGGCGGAAAGAGGCCTAAAAACCCCTTTTGCCAACGGTAGCCTGGAAGAACGTTGCCGGCCCCGGCTCCTTTACCCTGCGGCTCGTTCCCTGGTAGTGGTAGCCAGCCCCCACCCGGAACCGGCCGTTCCTCCGGGACCGGGGGAGGGACTGATTGCCCGTTACGCCCTGGGACCGGATTACCACGCTGTACTGCAGGGCCATCTCCGGGACCTGGCCGGCCTTTTACAGCAGGCCGGTGCCAGTTTGACCGCCATCCAGGTGGATAGCGGCCCCCTGCTGGAAAGGGAGGCCGCTTACCTAGCCGGACTGGGATATTACGGCGCCAGCTGCAACCTGATTATACCGGGACTGGGATCGGGTGCCTCCCTGGGACTCCTGATAACCGACCTGGATCTGGAACCCGGTGTACCCCTGGAACCAGCTGCCTGCGAGGGCTGCGGTCGGTGCCTGGCAGCCTGCCCGTCGGGAGCTTTAGTAGCCCCTGGCCGCCTGAACCCGGAACGCTGCCTGTCCTACCTGACCCAGAAGCGGGGTGTGATCCCGGCGGAACTGCGCCCCTTTTTTAAGCAATATATCTGGGGTTGTGATGTCTGTCAGGAAGCCTGCCCGGCCAACCGGCGGGAAAAGGGGGGATTACGCGCAGAAATAACATCCGGTTCAGAGCAAAGGCTAACATGGCCGGACCTGGCTGCCATCGTTACTATGGATAAGGATCAATTTAAGCAAACCTTTGGTCCCACGGCTCTGGGCTGGCGGGGAAAAACAGTGCTTCAGCGCAATGCTGTCCTTCTCCTGGGCAACCGGGGTGACCCTCAGGCCCTGGCACCTTTAGCGCAGGCCCTGCGGGCCCCGGCCGCTGTGTTACGTGGGCATGCCGCCTGGGCCCTGGGGCACCTGGGTGCGGCGGCCCGCCCGGCCCTGGAAAAGGCCCGCCGGGAAGAAACCGACCCCTGGGTGCGCCGGGAGATTGAGGAGGCCCTGGCCTTCCAGTAG
- a CDS encoding type II toxin-antitoxin system RelE family toxin, with the protein MRGKRKAALAGMNSSENSTFKVQLLTQPRSYLKRVDRATQKRIATAIEAISANPVSGPNIKPLRGFSQKYRYRVGDMRIIYNVKIEERLIIIEVIGPRGDVYKK; encoded by the coding sequence ATGAGGGGCAAGAGGAAGGCGGCGTTAGCTGGGATGAACTCAAGCGAGAACTCGACCTTTAAAGTCCAGCTATTAACCCAGCCTCGCAGCTATCTTAAACGCGTTGATCGGGCCACCCAAAAACGCATTGCGACTGCAATTGAGGCAATTTCCGCGAACCCCGTAAGCGGGCCAAATATCAAGCCGTTACGGGGCTTTAGCCAAAAGTACAGATATCGCGTTGGTGACATGCGGATTATTTACAACGTAAAAATCGAAGAACGACTAATAATTATTGAGGTCATTGGGCCACGCGGAGATGTTTATAAAAAATAA
- a CDS encoding IS3 family transposase, with translation MKKSQPSLADKVAIAHKWITAGYNATLVLRIVGVSRSTYYYQLTHEPKPHTTSGGRPFPGHSLTMGGRKVSDEQIKEWIMESISGDGYAYGYRKLTHMLRQDHELVVNEKKVYRLCKELDILRPQRNLRRKHPRNLAQNRTITAPNQLWEVDVKYGYIAGEDRFFFVLSYIDVYDRQIVGYHIGLTCEARHAVETFRAALWKRQILQRNLPLPIIRSDNGPQFVSHLFESECERWNVLHERIPPKTPNMNAYIESYHRLLEDECLSMGEFGTYAEAYQAVVEFVSRYNNRRLHSSLHYLSPAKFYRRHIETGLQPRHPVRV, from the coding sequence ATTAAAAAAAGCCAACCCTCACTTGCAGATAAAGTAGCCATTGCGCACAAGTGGATCACAGCCGGGTACAACGCTACTCTCGTGCTGCGCATAGTGGGGGTTTCCCGATCCACCTATTATTATCAATTAACACATGAACCAAAGCCGCATACCACTTCAGGTGGACGTCCGTTTCCTGGTCATTCACTGACTATGGGCGGCCGCAAGGTCAGTGATGAACAGATTAAGGAATGGATTATGGAGTCTATTTCCGGTGATGGTTACGCCTACGGGTACCGTAAGCTCACTCATATGCTTCGACAAGATCATGAGCTGGTGGTGAACGAGAAAAAGGTATACCGCCTGTGTAAGGAACTGGATATTCTGCGGCCACAACGGAACCTCCGTCGGAAACACCCGCGGAATTTGGCCCAGAACCGCACTATCACAGCGCCAAACCAGCTCTGGGAGGTCGATGTGAAGTACGGGTACATTGCAGGAGAAGACCGGTTTTTCTTTGTGCTGTCGTACATTGACGTCTATGACAGGCAGATTGTGGGCTATCATATTGGTCTAACCTGTGAAGCCAGACATGCCGTTGAAACTTTTCGAGCAGCATTATGGAAACGTCAGATTCTTCAAAGGAATTTACCATTACCCATCATCCGTTCAGATAATGGACCCCAGTTTGTAAGTCATCTGTTTGAATCGGAGTGTGAGCGATGGAATGTCCTACACGAGAGAATACCGCCCAAGACACCGAATATGAACGCATATATCGAATCGTACCATCGGCTTCTTGAGGATGAATGCTTGTCGATGGGCGAGTTTGGGACCTATGCGGAGGCATATCAGGCGGTCGTAGAATTCGTTAGCCGTTACAACAACCGCCGGTTGCACTCCAGTTTGCACTACCTGTCGCCGGCCAAGTTTTACCGTCGTCATATCGAGACAGGATTGCAGCCCAGACATCCCGTGAGGGTGTGA
- a CDS encoding HTH domain-containing protein, with protein sequence MGAVEQIASIAEQALKELQEEIASLEFQIEQLINKKKLAETKMKSLRMFIETNSGKTSAISLPENQVEELLDDPEEVFADMKPLSGKELSNAIEEVLREALPNPLHYEEIIKRLNSKGIRVPGNQARNIMNYLVRDQRFIRVKKGTYTIKPENDVTDVNNESPYLPEGVDEKSEVIQQ encoded by the coding sequence GTGGGAGCCGTGGAACAAATAGCTTCTATTGCTGAACAGGCTCTTAAGGAGTTACAAGAGGAAATAGCTTCGTTAGAATTCCAAATTGAACAGCTAATAAATAAAAAGAAATTAGCCGAGACTAAAATGAAAAGTCTTCGCATGTTCATTGAAACTAACTCGGGAAAAACTTCCGCAATTAGTCTTCCCGAAAACCAAGTTGAAGAGTTACTGGACGATCCTGAAGAAGTTTTTGCTGATATGAAGCCGCTATCTGGAAAAGAGCTTTCTAATGCAATCGAAGAAGTGTTGCGGGAAGCATTGCCTAATCCCTTGCATTATGAAGAAATTATAAAGAGGCTAAACAGTAAGGGTATAAGAGTACCTGGTAATCAAGCTAGAAATATTATGAATTACCTGGTGCGGGATCAGCGTTTTATAAGAGTTAAAAAAGGCACATATACTATAAAACCTGAGAACGATGTTACAGATGTAAATAACGAAAGCCCTTATTTACCGGAAGGGGTAGATGAAAAAAGTGAAGTAATACAACAATAA
- a CDS encoding ImmA/IrrE family metallo-endopeptidase: MGIDVDEFPFRRIKGLILEIAGKVTIVLNSNLPAWLKRVILAHELGHRQLSPRGAGYFFLAEHTLMESRVEYEANRLIYRRIDYLGRRAATK, encoded by the coding sequence ATGGGTATTGACGTTGACGAATTCCCCTTTCGCCGGATTAAGGGCCTGATCCTCGAAATAGCCGGTAAGGTTACCATTGTCCTTAACTCCAACCTCCCGGCATGGCTAAAACGTGTCATTTTAGCCCACGAATTGGGACACAGGCAATTGTCTCCGCGGGGGGCGGGATATTTCTTCCTTGCAGAACATACCCTGATGGAATCTAGGGTAGAGTATGAAGCCAACAGATTGATTTACCGTAGAATTGATTACCTGGGGCGAAGAGCCGCAACTAAATGA
- a CDS encoding recombinase family protein, with protein MAKAAIYCRVSSEEQAERGTIEGQVQYAKKYLDLHGPEAGITEWEFYLDEGVSGTVALPDRPAGARLVADARAGKFQVLYVYRLDRLARSVKHVLDTYDLLEKQGIALKSMTEAFDTGTPTGKFFMTLLASIAALERDTILERTQMGKDRKARQGKWVTGMPPFGYRIGADGSLEVYEDEAETIRLIFRLYLDGMSTIDIAKYLNARGIPTPAKSKRTKNKSTGKWHAGHISIILRTEAYTGTYTYLKRSKRRKDTIEIPVPVIVSSHDFVAAQAKLIENADAARGSRGRNYLLRGLIFCGNCGRRMVGSSGMSKEGRVYYRCTGAINTGAGRLCNAKMIRARDIEQAVWQDIEEFAKDPGKVREIMEAKIKENKQKLDPVKDELAGLEKAILEKQAARGKVLSFCARGIISDQEAEEELKNLGREIETLVARRDFLFGKQQSAQQFETEALTAQVLMEDLAKRLQDVTDEQKGEIIQALVKRIDVYTIEEDGKRRSKVVIQYRFGPGSEMALYGSKTNRKC; from the coding sequence ATGGCTAAAGCAGCGATTTATTGCCGGGTATCTTCGGAGGAACAGGCCGAGAGAGGGACAATTGAAGGCCAGGTCCAATATGCAAAAAAATACTTGGACCTCCATGGGCCAGAGGCTGGAATAACGGAATGGGAATTCTACCTTGATGAAGGGGTTTCCGGGACTGTAGCCCTCCCTGACCGACCGGCAGGAGCTCGCCTGGTGGCCGATGCCCGGGCAGGAAAGTTTCAGGTGCTCTACGTTTACCGGCTGGACCGCCTGGCCCGGAGTGTAAAGCATGTATTGGATACATATGATCTTCTTGAGAAGCAGGGTATCGCCCTCAAAAGTATGACCGAGGCCTTCGATACAGGCACCCCGACCGGGAAGTTCTTCATGACCCTTCTCGCCAGCATAGCAGCCCTGGAGCGGGATACTATCCTGGAACGCACCCAGATGGGCAAAGACCGAAAGGCGCGCCAGGGAAAATGGGTTACGGGGATGCCTCCCTTCGGGTACCGGATCGGGGCCGACGGGTCCCTGGAGGTCTATGAAGATGAGGCCGAGACGATCCGGTTGATTTTCCGCCTCTACCTTGATGGCATGAGCACCATTGACATCGCCAAATATCTCAATGCCCGCGGCATCCCTACCCCGGCCAAATCTAAGCGAACGAAGAATAAGAGCACCGGGAAGTGGCACGCCGGCCATATTTCTATTATCCTCCGGACCGAGGCCTACACGGGAACCTATACCTACCTTAAACGGTCTAAGCGGAGGAAGGATACCATAGAGATACCGGTACCGGTCATAGTTTCTAGCCATGATTTTGTTGCCGCCCAGGCCAAGCTCATAGAAAACGCCGACGCCGCCCGGGGAAGCCGGGGGCGTAATTACCTGCTCCGGGGGCTTATCTTCTGCGGCAACTGCGGCCGGCGGATGGTCGGCAGTTCGGGTATGAGTAAAGAGGGGCGGGTTTACTATCGATGCACCGGCGCCATAAACACAGGTGCTGGCCGGCTATGCAACGCGAAGATGATCCGGGCCAGGGACATTGAACAAGCCGTTTGGCAGGATATTGAGGAGTTTGCTAAGGATCCGGGAAAAGTCCGTGAAATTATGGAGGCTAAAATTAAAGAGAACAAGCAGAAATTGGACCCGGTAAAAGATGAGCTGGCGGGGCTAGAGAAGGCAATCCTCGAGAAGCAGGCGGCCAGGGGCAAGGTGCTATCATTCTGTGCCCGGGGTATAATTTCGGACCAAGAAGCCGAGGAGGAGTTAAAAAACCTGGGCCGGGAGATTGAGACCCTGGTAGCCAGGCGAGATTTTCTTTTTGGCAAACAGCAATCGGCCCAGCAGTTTGAAACGGAAGCCCTCACCGCCCAGGTTCTTATGGAGGACCTGGCGAAACGTCTGCAGGACGTAACTGATGAGCAAAAAGGCGAAATCATACAGGCCCTGGTTAAGCGGATTGACGTTTATACTATCGAGGAAGATGGAAAGCGTCGGTCCAAGGTAGTCATCCAGTACAGGTTTGGGCCAGGTTCGGAAATGGCGTTGTATGGTTCTAAGACTAACAGGAAATGCTAA
- a CDS encoding glucose-6-phosphate isomerase family protein: MILGKHFTLEPSGLLTFTSGVLAPEPDIRRLADALPVLYADVPPSDRPLYYMYRGVCLEKDRQLYQQHDIRYDITVVLPGTIGKEYIKTVGHFHPLKPHSSETYPEYYEVLEGEAIYLLQKNNRSGEVEEIMAVEAKKGDKVFIPPAYGHVTINPGSQPLVMANLIESHFSSLYGPFREKRGAAYYYLEGEDGKGDFVKNTHYQNSVALKMVAAPNLNQPVSIVKNKTLYEAFVAEPEAFKILK, encoded by the coding sequence ATGATTTTAGGGAAGCATTTTACCCTGGAACCCAGTGGTCTTTTAACTTTTACCAGCGGGGTATTAGCCCCGGAACCTGATATCCGGCGTCTCGCTGATGCCCTACCAGTCCTCTATGCCGATGTCCCACCCAGCGACCGGCCCCTTTATTACATGTACCGGGGCGTCTGCCTGGAAAAAGACCGGCAATTGTACCAGCAGCACGACATCCGCTACGATATAACCGTTGTCCTGCCGGGTACCATTGGTAAAGAGTATATTAAAACCGTAGGGCACTTCCACCCGCTGAAACCCCACTCTTCCGAAACCTATCCCGAGTACTACGAAGTACTTGAGGGGGAAGCCATTTACCTGCTGCAGAAAAATAACCGCAGCGGTGAAGTAGAAGAAATTATGGCCGTCGAAGCCAAAAAAGGCGACAAAGTCTTCATCCCTCCGGCCTACGGCCATGTAACCATCAACCCCGGCAGCCAACCCCTGGTCATGGCCAATCTCATTGAGAGCCACTTTTCCTCCCTTTACGGTCCCTTCCGGGAGAAGCGTGGTGCCGCCTATTACTACCTGGAGGGCGAAGACGGTAAAGGTGACTTTGTTAAAAATACCCACTACCAAAATTCGGTAGCCCTGAAGATGGTTGCCGCCCCCAATCTCAACCAGCCCGTTAGTATTGTTAAAAATAAAACATTGTATGAGGCCTTTGTGGCCGAACCGGAGGCCTTTAAAATTTTAAAGTAG